In Paracoccus fistulariae, a single window of DNA contains:
- a CDS encoding head-tail joining protein, producing the protein MNAFSAAMDRIFGHPDMSVSAVWIAGGTSEERPIRLIRRTPDRITEYGSARILSETLSADIRVSDLPDPRPGDLIVIGTESFAVQGEPIRDRDRLIWTVELVPA; encoded by the coding sequence ATGAATGCCTTCAGCGCCGCCATGGACCGCATCTTTGGCCATCCCGACATGTCGGTATCTGCTGTCTGGATCGCCGGAGGCACATCGGAGGAACGGCCGATCCGCCTTATCCGCCGCACGCCGGACCGGATCACCGAGTACGGATCGGCGCGGATCCTGTCCGAGACCCTCAGCGCCGATATCCGGGTCAGCGATCTCCCCGATCCCCGGCCGGGCGATCTGATCGTCATCGGCACAGAGAGCTTTGCCGTCCAGGGCGAACCGATCCGCGACCGCGACCGGCTGATCTGGACGGTGGAACTGGTCCCGGCATGA
- a CDS encoding DUF262 domain-containing protein, with translation MGNSIDEKISGSEYPLAKIFSSDFEFIIPRYQRPYAWEIDQAQNLFQDLKDFSQAAPDEGYFLGSVVLIKNDDAPKAEVIDGQQRLTTLTILLAVLVDFLAGETEEDIEQKRTSKHM, from the coding sequence TTGGGGAATAGCATTGACGAAAAAATATCTGGCTCAGAATATCCGCTTGCTAAGATATTTAGTTCAGATTTCGAGTTTATAATACCACGATATCAACGCCCGTATGCTTGGGAGATCGACCAAGCACAGAACCTTTTTCAAGATCTAAAGGACTTTTCTCAAGCTGCTCCAGATGAGGGATACTTTCTCGGCAGCGTTGTTTTGATCAAAAATGACGATGCGCCGAAGGCGGAGGTGATCGATGGTCAACAACGCCTGACGACACTGACAATTTTGCTCGCTGTTCTAGTCGACTTCCTGGCGGGCGAAACCGAGGAGGACATCGAGCAAAAAAGAACCTCAAAACATATGTAA
- a CDS encoding DUF6441 family protein — MRLKLDIDPDLVAMMQAEITAGEKAVTGAMREAGAGLKTAWRGQITGAGLGRRLANSIRNTTYPKAGDSLNATALVWSKARVIIGAHNSGPLIRSRDGFWLAIPTEAAGKSLRGGRITPGEWERRTGLRLRFVYRRRGPSLLVAEGRLNTKGSAVASRSKTGRRRATVPIFLLVPQIRLPRRLDLARDAERAADAVPGRIAAKWVEGRSA, encoded by the coding sequence ATGAGGCTGAAGCTGGATATCGATCCCGACCTCGTCGCCATGATGCAGGCCGAGATCACGGCGGGCGAAAAGGCCGTGACCGGCGCGATGCGCGAGGCAGGCGCGGGCCTCAAGACTGCATGGCGCGGGCAGATCACCGGGGCGGGGCTCGGGCGCAGGCTGGCAAACTCAATCCGCAACACCACCTATCCCAAGGCGGGCGACAGCCTGAACGCCACCGCGCTGGTCTGGTCCAAGGCCCGGGTGATCATCGGCGCCCATAATTCCGGGCCGCTGATCCGGTCCCGCGACGGCTTCTGGCTGGCGATCCCAACGGAAGCCGCCGGAAAATCCCTGCGCGGCGGGCGGATCACCCCCGGCGAATGGGAAAGACGGACAGGGCTGCGGCTCCGCTTCGTCTATCGCAGGCGCGGGCCGAGCCTGCTGGTCGCCGAGGGTCGGCTGAACACCAAGGGCAGCGCGGTGGCGTCCAGATCGAAGACCGGGCGCAGGCGGGCCACCGTGCCGATCTTCCTGCTGGTGCCCCAGATCAGGCTGCCCAGGCGGCTGGATCTGGCAAGGGATGCGGAACGGGCGGCGGATGCGGTGCCGGGACGGATCGCGGCGAAATGGGTGGAGGGGCGTTCAGCCTGA
- a CDS encoding IS5 family transposase, producing the protein MSKPEPARYRTTNWKSYNDALKRRGSLLVWLDRDMDWLAPKAGKPGRPPVFSDAAIQFCLMIKVLFGLPLRQTTGMVASILKVAGLDWPVLDFSTLSRRQKTIAVQLSSRRAPGPLNLLVDSTGIKFLGDGEWLARKHGTHRRRQYRKVHLAMDTATGDIRAVEFTSSREGDSPVLPDLLDQIPEDEEIGTVTGDGAFDTRRCHSAILARGGTGIIPIRRNGRLWKEDCPAALARNDILRATRRLGRTIWKRWSGYHVRSRVEARMRNLKSFGERIASRDPDRQTAEIHIRIALINRFNALGTAEIERVA; encoded by the coding sequence ATGAGCAAGCCCGAACCTGCCCGGTACCGTACGACCAACTGGAAATCCTATAACGACGCGCTGAAGCGGCGCGGATCGCTGCTCGTCTGGCTAGACCGGGACATGGACTGGCTTGCGCCGAAGGCAGGCAAGCCCGGACGTCCGCCGGTCTTCTCCGACGCCGCCATCCAGTTCTGCCTGATGATCAAGGTGCTCTTCGGCCTGCCGCTTCGGCAAACGACCGGAATGGTCGCCAGCATCCTCAAGGTGGCTGGTCTGGACTGGCCGGTCCTGGACTTCTCCACGCTCAGCCGCCGCCAGAAGACAATCGCGGTCCAGCTTTCGTCGCGCCGGGCTCCGGGCCCTCTGAACCTGCTGGTGGACAGCACCGGGATCAAGTTCCTGGGCGACGGAGAGTGGCTGGCGAGGAAGCATGGCACCCACCGCCGCCGCCAGTACCGCAAGGTCCATCTGGCGATGGACACGGCGACCGGCGACATCAGGGCGGTGGAATTCACCTCTAGCCGCGAGGGCGACAGCCCCGTGCTCCCTGATCTTCTGGACCAGATCCCGGAAGACGAGGAAATCGGCACCGTTACCGGTGATGGCGCCTTCGACACTCGTCGTTGCCATTCGGCGATCCTCGCGCGCGGTGGCACAGGGATCATTCCCATCCGCAGAAACGGCCGCCTCTGGAAGGAAGATTGCCCCGCCGCCTTGGCCCGCAACGACATCCTGAGGGCAACCCGGCGCCTCGGCCGGACGATCTGGAAAAGGTGGTCCGGCTATCATGTCCGCAGCCGGGTCGAGGCCCGGATGAGGAACCTGAAATCCTTCGGCGAGCGGATCGCCTCGAGGGACCCCGACCGCCAGACAGCCGAAATCCACATCCGCATCGCTCTCATCAACCGCTTCAACGCCCTCGGCACCGCCGAGATCGAACGCGTGGCCTGA
- a CDS encoding GmrSD restriction endonuclease domain-containing protein gives MEPGNKWEGLEAKPRLTLRERDNEFFRKYVQEWRLDDLGRLDGSGLDNDAQRNIQANTAYFRTAVEDAFTDDEDALVKFIQFILGRCYLVAVSTPNRESALRVFSVMNSRGMELQPTDIIKADIIGTVPAADKNKISDEWEKMEVDLGRDGFNDLFSHIRMIYAKEKARKSLLEEFRQHVLGKNPDPRKFVKDILKPYASAFNMIRTGSYVAEERSTEVNELLTWLNRLDFSDWVPPAIAFMSRWKDDPAEILAFFQRLERLSAYMLACRVNVNDRIEAFAEVLKEIEDGECAANITYLELDQDEINEFVDVLDGNVYQLMPRRRSYIMLRLDSFLVDRGAIYDPKILTIEHVLPLTCP, from the coding sequence ATCGAGCCCGGCAACAAATGGGAAGGGCTAGAGGCGAAACCGCGCCTCACACTTCGCGAACGTGATAATGAGTTCTTTCGCAAATATGTTCAAGAGTGGCGCCTAGATGATCTTGGCCGCTTGGATGGCTCTGGACTCGATAATGACGCTCAAAGGAATATCCAAGCGAACACAGCCTATTTTCGAACCGCGGTAGAGGATGCGTTTACCGATGACGAAGATGCGCTCGTAAAATTCATTCAGTTCATTCTTGGTCGCTGCTATCTCGTGGCTGTGTCAACACCAAATAGGGAATCTGCGCTCCGGGTCTTTTCAGTTATGAACAGTCGTGGTATGGAGCTTCAGCCAACCGATATTATAAAGGCCGATATTATCGGGACCGTTCCAGCCGCTGATAAAAACAAGATAAGCGATGAATGGGAAAAAATGGAAGTCGATCTCGGCCGGGATGGCTTCAACGATTTGTTCTCACATATTCGTATGATCTATGCCAAAGAGAAGGCGCGAAAATCCTTACTAGAAGAATTTCGTCAACACGTATTGGGTAAAAACCCCGATCCAAGAAAGTTCGTCAAAGATATACTCAAACCTTATGCTAGCGCATTCAACATGATCCGTACAGGATCATACGTGGCTGAAGAACGTTCGACAGAGGTCAACGAGCTCCTGACTTGGCTTAACAGACTTGATTTCTCGGATTGGGTTCCACCTGCCATAGCCTTTATGTCGCGTTGGAAGGACGATCCTGCAGAAATACTCGCCTTCTTCCAGCGCTTAGAACGTCTGTCAGCCTATATGCTTGCGTGTAGAGTTAATGTGAATGACAGGATCGAAGCCTTCGCGGAGGTCCTCAAGGAAATTGAGGACGGCGAATGTGCCGCCAACATAACCTACCTGGAACTTGATCAAGATGAAATCAATGAGTTCGTGGATGTGCTTGACGGAAACGTTTACCAACTCATGCCACGCAGGCGCAGCTACATCATGCTACGCCTCGACTCTTTCTTAGTCGACAGGGGCGCTATCTACGACCCGAAGATTCTGACGATCGAGCATGTACTGCCGCTGACCTGCCCCTGA
- a CDS encoding IS3 family transposase (programmed frameshift) — MKRTRFTDEQIIGILAEHEAGAKCADLCRKHGMSEGTFYNWKAKFGGMTVSEAKRLKGLEDENAKLKKLLAEQMLDLAAMKDLVGKKVVGPAVKREAVAYLRAEHGLSERRACHIVGADRTMIRYRSRRAPDTALRGRLRDLANERRRFGYRRLFVLLRREGEPSGINRIYRLYREEGLTVRKRKARRKAVGTRAPILVEARPNARWSLDFVHDQFDCGRRFRVLNIVDDVTRECLAAIPDTSISGRRVARELAALIERRGKPGMIVSDNGTELTSNAILTFAADRDIEWHYIAPGKPMQNGFVESFNGRMRDELLNETMFRNLAHARIVIAAWAADYNTERPHSALDYQTPADYARTLTAAIARPAARDESSARRAIAQPAPIGVNTNRAPVAAG; from the exons ATGAAGCGAACGAGATTCACGGACGAACAGATCATCGGCATCCTGGCAGAGCATGAGGCAGGCGCGAAGTGCGCTGACCTGTGCCGGAAGCACGGCATGTCGGAAGGCACCTTCTACAACTGGAAGGCCAAGTTTGGCGGCATGACGGTGTCGGAGGCGAAGCGGCTGAAGGGGCTCGAGGATGAGAACGCCAAGCTGAAGAAGCTGCTGGCCGAGCAGATGCTGGATCTGGCGGCGATGAAGGACCTGGTTG GCAAAAAAGTGGTAGGGCCCGCCGTGAAGCGTGAAGCCGTTGCGTATCTTCGGGCCGAGCATGGCCTCTCGGAACGGCGGGCCTGTCACATCGTCGGCGCGGATCGAACGATGATCCGCTATCGATCCCGACGCGCGCCGGATACGGCGTTACGCGGTCGGTTGCGGGACTTGGCCAACGAGCGCCGGCGGTTCGGTTACCGGCGCTTGTTCGTATTGCTGCGCCGCGAGGGCGAGCCCTCGGGGATCAATCGGATCTATCGGCTCTACCGCGAAGAAGGGCTGACGGTGCGCAAGCGGAAGGCGCGGCGCAAGGCGGTCGGAACACGGGCCCCTATCCTGGTCGAGGCGCGGCCCAATGCACGCTGGTCGCTGGATTTCGTCCATGACCAGTTCGATTGCGGGCGAAGATTCCGGGTGCTGAACATCGTCGATGACGTGACCCGGGAATGTTTGGCGGCGATCCCGGACACCTCAATCTCGGGGCGGCGCGTGGCGCGAGAACTGGCCGCCCTGATCGAACGCCGCGGAAAGCCCGGGATGATCGTCTCTGACAACGGCACCGAACTGACCAGTAACGCGATCTTAACCTTTGCCGCCGATCGCGACATTGAGTGGCATTACATCGCCCCGGGCAAGCCGATGCAGAACGGATTTGTGGAAAGTTTCAACGGGCGGATGCGGGACGAGCTGCTCAACGAGACCATGTTCCGCAACCTGGCCCATGCCCGTATCGTGATCGCCGCCTGGGCTGCCGACTACAACACCGAACGCCCGCACTCGGCCTTGGACTACCAGACCCCGGCTGACTACGCGCGGACCCTGACCGCCGCAATCGCCCGCCCCGCTGCGCGAGATGAAAGCTCCGCGCGTCGGGCGATTGCTCAACCTGCGCCAATTGGCGTAAACACTAACCGGGCTCCGGTCGCGGCTGGATGA
- a CDS encoding HNH endonuclease family protein, translating into MEEKSRGRSPQTVNENSEWAELWPDEDIRALWVHKIGNLLPLNKRRNSLAQNYPFKKKCNAYFAGRENVSSYGLTTQVLGEDEWTPMVVKKRQKNLLKIMKDSWRLHESTL; encoded by the coding sequence CTGGAGGAAAAATCCCGGGGCAGGTCACCGCAGACCGTTAATGAAAATAGTGAATGGGCCGAACTATGGCCGGATGAAGATATACGTGCCCTATGGGTGCATAAGATCGGCAACCTCCTGCCACTGAACAAGCGCCGAAACTCGCTTGCTCAGAACTATCCTTTCAAGAAGAAATGTAATGCCTATTTTGCGGGCCGAGAAAATGTATCGTCCTATGGTCTGACAACGCAGGTGCTAGGCGAAGATGAGTGGACGCCGATGGTCGTGAAGAAGCGCCAGAAAAATCTCCTGAAGATAATGAAAGATAGTTGGAGGTTGCACGAATCGACACTTTGA